The DNA sequence CCAGGTTTTTGCCGCATTCTATACCGAGATTGATTTCTATTACAACAACAGCGCTCCTACCACCGATGAGCTGAAAGCCATTATTTCCAGTGCCCGCAATCGGAGCCTTCACGATTATGACATTCAGGTAAGCGGCGACGATAAGATTGTTACCCTTTCCACCTGCACCCGTGTGTTTGGCAAGACCGACCGCCAGCGCTTTGTGGTTATGGGCAAACTGGTGGATTCCACCGCTCAAAATGTTACCGTCACTGCCAACAACGATTACCAGAAGCCCAACCTGTAATCGGATAGAATTGCATTATTAAAATCCTCCGGCTTTTTGCCGGGGGATTTTTGCCTTTAAGCGGCGGTTGACAAGCCATTGCTGCCGTGTTACCATTTTTTTAAACAACCGAAAATCAAGAGCGGCAGGACTCGGCAAAGGATGGCTAAAATGGAGCAAAACGAAAAAAGGTTAAAAAGCCTGTTTCCGCAGGTCAAAACAGTGGATGTCAAGGCGGCCCGGGCGGCACAGCGGCGGCTGGATAGCCTCATTAAGCCCACAGGCAGTCTGGGGCGCCTGGAAGAAATGGCCGTGCAGGTCTGCGGGATTACCGGCGAGCTTTATCCAGAGATCCACCGGCGCAGTCTGCTGATTATGGCGGCAGATAACGGTGTGGTGGCCCAAGGCGTGGCCGGTGCACCCCAATCGGTGACTCTTTCCCAAACGAAAAATTTGGCGCTGGGTGTTGCCGGGGCAGCTGTATTGGCACGTCAGTTTAGCGCTGATTTAGTTGTGGTGGATGTGGGTGTGGATACCGATGAGGTGATGCAGGGGGTGCTTGACCGGAAAATACGCCGCAGCACCGGGGATATTTCCCAAGAAGCGGCCATGACCCGGGAGCAGGCCTGTGCCGCTATATTGGTGGGCGTGGAAACAGCCCATGAGGCTTATGAGCAGGGTAGCCGCCTGCTGGGTGCAGGAGAAATGGGTATCGGCAACACCACCACAGCGGCGGCGGTGCTTTGCGGCCTGACCGGCCTTGCCCCCCGGCAGACCGTGGGCTTTGGCGCCGGGCTGACGCAGGAGGGCTACCAGAACAAAATCAGCGTGGTGGAAAAAGCACTTGCCTTTCATAAAGCGCATTCCAATGACCCGCTTGAGGTTCTTTCCAAGCTGGGTGGGCTGGATATTGCCGCTATGGCAGGGATTTATCTGGGTGGAGCTATCACAGGCTGCCCGGTGGTGGTGGATGGCTTTATCTCCGCAGTAGCGGCCTTGGTAGCCTGCCGCTTGGAACCGGCCATACGCCTCTTTCTGCTGGCCTCTCACCGTTCGGCGGAGCCTGGCTTCCGCTGGGTCATTGAAGAAATGGGTTTGGAGCCTCCCTTGGATTTGGGGATGCGCCTTGGTGAGGGGAGCGGCTGCCCACTGCTTTTTGCCTTGTTGGATGGGGCTTTTGCCGCCATGCGGGAAATGGCCAGCTTTCAGGAGGCCGGTATGGATGAGGAATACCAGAAGCCATTGGCTTTTGCTGCAAAGGAGTAGCCATGGAAAAGGGATATATACAAGTGTATACCGGGAATGGCAAGGGTAAAACCACTGCCTTGCTGGGTCTTGCCCTGCGGGCCTGCGGAGCGGGGCTGGGGGTATATCTGGGCCAGTTCCTCAAGGAAGACAGCACCAGTGAGATACAGGCTTTGAAGGCCTACCTGCCCCAGGTAACGGTGGAGCAGTATGGGCCGGGCTATTTTATAGCAGGCAGAGAGCCCAATGAGCAGGAAAAAGCCATGGGAACTGCCGGGCTGGAAAAGGCCCGGGTGGCCATGCTTTCAGGAAAATACAGCCTGATTTTGCTGGATGAAATCAACGTTGCCTTGAGCAAGGGCTTGGTGGAATTGGATGCTGTGCTGGCGCTGATGGAGCAGAAGCCTGCCGGTGTGGAGCTGGTGCTAACCGGCAGAGGAGCGATGCCGGAAATCATCGAGGCTGCTGATCTGGTTACCGAAATGCGGGAAATCAAGCATTACTATAAAGACGGCGTGCAGGCCCGGGTGGGGATTGAGCGATGAACATACTCATTGGCGGCGGCTGTAAAAATGGGAAATCCA is a window from the Oscillospiraceae bacterium MB08-C2-2 genome containing:
- the cobT gene encoding nicotinate-nucleotide--dimethylbenzimidazole phosphoribosyltransferase — protein: MEQNEKRLKSLFPQVKTVDVKAARAAQRRLDSLIKPTGSLGRLEEMAVQVCGITGELYPEIHRRSLLIMAADNGVVAQGVAGAPQSVTLSQTKNLALGVAGAAVLARQFSADLVVVDVGVDTDEVMQGVLDRKIRRSTGDISQEAAMTREQACAAILVGVETAHEAYEQGSRLLGAGEMGIGNTTTAAAVLCGLTGLAPRQTVGFGAGLTQEGYQNKISVVEKALAFHKAHSNDPLEVLSKLGGLDIAAMAGIYLGGAITGCPVVVDGFISAVAALVACRLEPAIRLFLLASHRSAEPGFRWVIEEMGLEPPLDLGMRLGEGSGCPLLFALLDGAFAAMREMASFQEAGMDEEYQKPLAFAAKE
- a CDS encoding cob(I)yrinic acid a,c-diamide adenosyltransferase, whose translation is MEKGYIQVYTGNGKGKTTALLGLALRACGAGLGVYLGQFLKEDSTSEIQALKAYLPQVTVEQYGPGYFIAGREPNEQEKAMGTAGLEKARVAMLSGKYSLILLDEINVALSKGLVELDAVLALMEQKPAGVELVLTGRGAMPEIIEAADLVTEMREIKHYYKDGVQARVGIER